One Aegilops tauschii subsp. strangulata cultivar AL8/78 chromosome 2, Aet v6.0, whole genome shotgun sequence genomic window, GCACATCTCCATGGCTTATGGGGCTTGAGATTCTTTCACCATAGCAGAACACCACTAAGGGTGTGCGCGGCGGTGATTTGGCATGGAGTACAATCACAAAGGAAGGTGGGAGCGGGAAGCCAATGTCGACCTTGTTCAAGTAGAGCATGTCGTTATTGGTGCATATGAGGGAAAAAACTTCCGATCTATTCATCAGCTATCAACGTAGTACAAAGAACACTAGAAGTAAAAAATCACATCCAGGTTCATAGACCACCTAGTGACGACTACAAGCAGTCACTGAAGAAAGCCGAAGGCATGCCACCATCATCGTCCCTCCCTCACCGGAGTTGGGCataccttgttgtagtagacaatcGAGatgtcgtcgtgctaaggccctaCAGGACCAGCGCACTAGAGCAGCAACCGCCGATGAAGAGAAGCGTAGATCGGAAAGATCCAACTTGTAAACACACGGACATAGATGAACGAAGATCGGATCCACGTGGATACACCAAAGACGAACACCAACCGAATCCCACAAGATTCCCCGAAGACAAACCTCCACACGCTGTCCGCTGCCGCCAGAAGCACCGTTGGGACGGGATCTaggcggggagaaccttattccatcttcaaaaAGTCGCTCCTGTCTCGCCTCTTTAAGCAGAACACAAACCCTAAAAAGTAAATCCAAAAGACATTAAAAACAGAGCCCTCCAGCCAGCAAGGATCAGGATCCACCGCAtctccatggccctaaggccacagAGACGAGGCAGACCGGCGCAGGCGCCGGCGGGAGGCACACGAAAGCTAGCGGCTAGCCCTTTGCGTGAGCGGTGACGCTGTTACGAGCTTTCGTCCTACTTATTACTTCTGGTCCTAAAAAAATGGCAAGCATTAACTGGCCCTTCTCCCAACGTGCAAAAGACCCATAGCTAAATATTAGTGACCATAAATATTTTGACTAAAAACATGACAACTAAAATTAAAAATGTATATGATTTATTGTATTTAATTATTGGTAAGGTGGATCTttattttttcatgcatgttgAGGTGGATATTTTGCATGTATGTTTACGGGATTGGTAAATCTACGTCGACTGAGATTTAACGAAGTCTCTGTTGATGCAATAATCGTGAGATCTTACATGAAGATCCgtacaatttttttttcttttttctttctataTGTTGTGTCACTTAATTAAGATTTTGTTAAGTCTCAGTCGAGATCTAGCCAGATCCGTATGTTTACATGATGAGATGGcatgtgtgcatgcatgttgATAGGATTATCTATTTAGATATAGAAGAACATACTATATATGGTATGTGCATCAACAAATGGTAGGAGTATAGTTTTTGTTCTAGCAACATGACTGCGCAAGAGCAACCCGGCCATTTTGCGACCGAGCCGGCATCGCGCGCGTCGGTGAGCTCACGCCGCTGCGTCACGGCGATGACACGCCCCGACGTCGGCTCGCGCGCAGGGACACACATCGATCTACCATGGCGGGGCCTGCCCCGGACGCGCCGTAGCCCGTAGCTCCACGTTCCGCGCCGCTTCCTCCTCCGTCGCTCTCGCGGTCTCGCTCACCTTTCTCTAACTTTTCCTCCCAATTTCTCACCGCCCGCCGGCCGCACCAATAAAAACTTGAGCCGTGCGCGGTGAGCACGCCCTACTCTCCAGGCCCTCTAATAGCTCGCAAGCTAGCTAGCATGGTATCTTGCGGCGGCGCGGGCGATGACGGCGGGCACTCACGGCCGGCGGGGGTTTATGACGACCTGGTGGAGGTGCGCGAGCACGCGGCGACGCTGCAGACCATGCTGCAGGGGTCGCCGAGAGTGTCGGCCGTGGACGCGAGGGAGCTCGTGAAGGGGATGATGGCCAAGCTGTCCAGCGCTATGTCGGTGTTGGGCACCACCGGCGGCGGCGTGGAGGCGTCTTCCGGGGCAGTCTGGGGACCGGGTGGGAGGAAGAAGAGATCAGGCATGGCATCCGGCCCGCACCGCCGGAGCACCTCCAGGAGAAGGTGATCAAGGAAAGCCTAGCTATAGCTCGTTTTCACTAGAAAAAACACCACAGCATGCTCCGACTATCTATTTTGCAAATTGTACTATTCATTTGGCGGCCTAGTGGGGTAACTTTAAGCGCCAATGATCAGTGGACGAAAGGTATAGGCTGCTTCTGATGACCTGACCAAGTTCGTTGTTGTTTTTGTCAAAAGTAGATGCTGCCAATTAAGATTTCTTGGGCATGCACGCATGCATGGGTCTATCAAATCATATGTACTGTAGTTGTTAATTAATCATGTCTGTTATGCATGGCAGGTCGAAGAGCCCTTTCATCAACATGGTCACTGCTAGGACGCTCAACGATGGCAAGACATGGAGGAAGTACGGCCAAAAATATATTCATGCCTCTACTAACCCGAGGTACACATATCACATATGTGTGTATGTAGTGTAGTACTCGTGCATGTTTGTGTCTGCGCGAGGTACTTACATATATTTCTTTTTCTGTTGTGCTACAAATTACCCCCTCCGTTCTCATAATATAAAAgcttttttgacactacactgtGTGAGGGAGTAATTTGAAAGAAAAGGGAAAAAAAATAACTGAGGTAGTATGAAGTGAGGTGTCATGCATGCAGAACcgaaaaagaaacaacacaacgtcACTACGTCGACTTGTCAAAGTATAGCTGAAGAGTGATTGTTGAATCATTAGTTGAAGCTAGCCAAAGACACTTACCAACTGTCTGATTTGCTAGTTGAGCTTTTTAATTTTATCCTTTTGATTAGCTAGTTGTTCTTGTATATATTGTGGTATTAACTAGGCTCTAGCTGGCTAGTAGAGCTATATATAATTTGCATATGCACAATGGCACATCCAGGAGCTACTACAGGTGCTCTCATAAGCCAGACCAGGGCTGTCAGGCCACGAGGCAGGTCCAAGAATCCGACTCCAACCCATCGGAGTACATCATCAGCTACTACGGCCAGCACACCTGCAAGGACCCCTCCACGTTCCGATCACTCGTCATCCAAGGCGCCGCCGACGCTGCCCCGCCAGCAGACTGCTCAAACCTCATCAGCTTCACAACGATCAATGGCGCGGCTGCGAGCACGAGCACTTTTGCTCATCGTCTCGTGAAAGAAGCGGTTGATCTTCATCCGATGCTTTCCTACCGCTTCTCCAACTACAGCTCCTCGCCACCGGTGCATGAGGGTGTCTCCAGCGGCTTGCTGTCGCCGGCTGGCCACGGGAAGTTCATGCAGTACGCCGGCGGGCAGCTCGTCGACGTTATTGGCCGAAGGACGTCGCCGTTGACCGTGGGATCAGCTCCGGCGGAGTACTGGCCGGTGGTGGGAGTCGCCGGCGTCGACACGAACGCTGGCGCAGGCATGGACAGCTTCCCTTCCTCGCCGAGCAGCCTCGGGTTCATGTCGGGATCGTTAGGGGGGTCATTTGGCAATAATATTGACGACGACGACCTCTTCGGCTTCGATTCCTGACCAAGGTCGTGTACCCATACATACGGAAAAAAATCTGGTACGACCGGGTCGCACGAGGCCAAACGGGAGACCACCTCGCGCGCATGACATCTGGCGTACGAATCTCAACGCAGCGTTCGCCTGGCTTCCAGCCCAGCCCACCCCACTTCCGTTTCCCACGCCCCACGCCCCGTCCTTTCAGCTTCTAATCTGTTTCATCTTCCAAAACGAAAAAACTCATCTCCGTCTCTTCCAACTTGCCGGCGACGGCGTGCCAAGATGGCGCAGCCCGACGAGGGCAACGAGGCACTGGATCGGGAGACCACCTCTCTGCCCACGGCTACTCTAATTAGGGTAAGTTCAATAATCAGTACACATGCCACACCTAGCACAATCCTCTCTTACTGAAGCCTCTTTTGATTGATTCAATTACCTTGCAGAAATTTCCGGCGACTGAGACTAATGGCCAGCCCTCGATGAGCAGCACCCCGGTGGCCTCTGCTCCAGAATCCTTTCTGCCCACAGCTACTCCAACCATGGTAAGTTCAGTAACCAGTACGCATGCAACAGCTAGCATGATCCTCTCTTCCTGAAGCATCTCTTGATTGATTCAATTACCTTGCAGCAATTGCCAAGAACTGAGACTAATGGCCAGCCGAGAATGAGCAACACACCAGTGAATAATCAAGACAAACAAGATGCAGATAATGCTCCAAGAGTTGGGAAGTGCTTTGATCGCAGCGTCAACTCTTAGATGCCAATCGCCACATGATTAAGCAAATGAGGACATCGGGAATTAAACAAGCCGAAATGAACATCTTTTGGACTGATGGACAAGCTATCATGGACTATTCTGTCTTTGGAGAAGCCCTTTCCTTTGACACCAAATTTTCAACAAATAAGTTTCAAATGCCATTTGCTCCGTTTATTGGTGTTAATCATCACAAGCAGACTATTCTTTTTGGTGCAGCACTACTATCTAATGAATCTGCAGATACCTTTGAGTGGGTTTTTAGAACCTTTCTACAAGCTATGTCTGGTAAGCAGCCTGAAACAATATTCACCGATCAATGTGCCGCCATTATAAATGCTATTGGAAGGGTTTTCCCAAGAACACGACATCGTCTTTGTTTATGGCATTTGTATCAAAATGCTGCAAAACATCTAAGTCAAGTAATCAGCGACAATGATAATTTTCTTAAAGAATTCAAAAGGTGTGTGTATGAAGATAGATCACTGGCACATTTTGAGAATAGATGGCATGAGCTATTGCTTAAGTATCAGATTGAGGATAATTCTTGGATAAGCAATCATTACAAGTTGTGTGGGAAGTGGGCTACTATCTATCGCCGCGATTCTTTTAGTGCATATATGACATCAACCCAAAGGAGTGAAGGAATGAACAATGTGTTCAAGAAAACTTTCCGCAAAAGGCTTTGTCTTTCTGAATTGATAGAAGCATATGATAAGTGCATTGCTCATCTTCGCCGGAAAGAAAAATATGAAGACTACAAGTCACGCCATACCATTCCAGTACCCTGCCTACCAAACCTACCTTTGTTGAAGACTGCGGCTGAATCATATACTGGGACACTCTATTCCGAGTTTCAAGAGGAATTCAAGAAGCAATTCAGTTTATCATGTATTTTCCTGAGCACCGATGGCACTTACAAGTTACAAGGTGACATCTTTCGAGTACAAGAATGATGAAGCCATAGTGGCTTTCAACCCAGCTACTTTGGAGATATCTTGTTCATGCAAATTGTATGGTTGTGTAGGTACGTAATACATGCTTCCTCGTTTGCCTAAAATTGTTCTAAATGTTATATGTATATTGTGCAACCCTTCTGAAATTGTTCTAAATGTTATATGTATATTGTGCAACCCTTCTGAAATTGCTCTAAATGTTGTAGGTATATTGTGCAAGCACGCTCATAAGGTTTTCACATGCTGCAATATCATCATCCTGCCAAGTCAGTACATATCGAACAGATGGACGAAGTATGCAAAACAAGAAATTTTTACATCAAAACTGAATTGCAATGATAGCTTAGAATCCATGTTTGCACATACTTCTCGAAAGATGATTTCACTTGCATTGAAGTGCAAAACATCAAAGGAGGTTCTTACACATCTCAACAATGGTATTGATAAGTTGGCTTTGGAAGCACTAGAATTACTTAGCAATTTGAGCTAATTGGCACATTCACACACGGCGCAACTCGCATGCATGGGGTAGTAGTAATATTTTATTACGAAGGTATTGTGTATGCATGTATATTGGGCATGTGGATAGCAGGTAATATGTTTGTATTGGATGTTTTGTAAACATATACTAGTACTAGGGAGTATGCATGTTTGCCAGTACGACcttgaattatgggtttatgttAAATTTTGTTTAAATAATAGTATTAGAATGTTTTATCGCCTTGCACAATAAGAAAAGGTACTCAATTGTCTCTTGTCCAAAATAAAAGCTTTGCAATTTTTATTGTTAAACCAAGTGGCAAGCCTCGTCATCTATCTCAGATTCTCAGTCAACAACTTTAATGGTGAAATCAATATGATTTCTCCATTACTGGGAAAAGCACAACAAGATCATTTTCGAGGAATCTCAACAAGCAGGAGCACTTGAGACTACCCATATTGGAGAGTTACTTAGACTAGTGAAACTACCCATattggggagtaacttagactagtaacatgcatatgttactcaTCTATattctatagtggggagtaacatatgtgtggtgtcATGCAACACTTAATTTATGACAAAAAGAGCAGTGACATTCGTACGTATACCAGTTTACAAAAAAGTTGTGCACTAGTTCAATCTAATGAAGACTGTTATTTCCATGTCTTGCTCTTAGGTGGTCATTCCCTCTCTCACAATCTGATTTTTTATATAAAGTAGTACATAAGAGTATGATTTCTATAACAAAATCGGACCAAAAGCATTACAAATTTACAATTTTTGGAGATGAAAGCTCCATCTCAGCAAGATTTAGAATGCATACTTTGGTTAACTAGTACATTAAACAATTGCGCATGGTTTGACAATACAACCCGGTTTTTAGCTATCCTTTATAGCCTTTCAATTAagttacactagtagaaaacagggcattggttcggccctcgtaataccattaatcccggttcgctcacgaaccgggaccaaaggaggcaactgtcccggttcgtgagcccagggggccggccgggccacgtgggccatttgtcccggttcatctggaccttttggtcccggttccacgcacgaaccgagaccaatgcgcctcgcccctggcccatgaccattagtcccggtttgtgccacaaaccgggactaaagggttggtcctagttgcggtcagagtttagtcccacctcgccaaccgaagggcgctcacaccggtttataagcccgtccctctctgccttgttgagatcctctcaaagtgaaaatagatgcccttatacagggaatttgacctaaattcagagtaaatttctttgaaattcatagaaatttattatgaatttaggttgaattctctctataggcgcatcaatgctcatttttttatgttggggttggcgatctttacagactttttgtgtgctgaatatgcaccattcaaaatcagtctctgctttgaatggttcattttgaacacacaataaattttaaaaaatgaaatccctttgtaacagacgagtttccgtatgaaatcctgatacttcgaaagagattgtccattttgttcacgaagtgcatccagcttttgccgtaaccctctcaactttttagcacatgctatgtgggtgaaatgatgataccatgccaactttcaaccttttcagagctcatttgtagggcttttcaatttcgtgatcatttagctcaaaacaatccgtcactgcatgaaaaataacaaatgaagtcagaaagggttgaaaattgatgatgtggctttgaatggtgcattttgaacacacaaaaagtctagagtttaaataagttcaagaaaatgaaattccctcgtaacagatgagttttctttcaaaaccccgatacttcgaaagagattgtccattttgttcacgaattgcatccagcttttgccgggaccctctcaactttttagcacatgctatgtgggtgaaatgatgatatcat contains:
- the LOC109776132 gene encoding uncharacterized protein, producing the protein MVSCGGAGDDGGHSRPAGVYDDLVEVREHAATLQTMLQGSPRVSAVDARELVKGMMAKLSSAMSVLGTTGGGVEASSGAVWGPGGRKKRSGMASGPHRRSTSRRRSKSPFINMVTARTLNDGKTWRKYGQKYIHASTNPRSYYRCSHKPDQGCQATRQVQESDSNPSEYIISYYGQHTCKDPSTFRSLVIQGAADAAPPADCSNLISFTTINGAAASTSTFAHRLVKEAVDLHPMLSYRFSNYSSSPPVHEGVSSGLLSPAGHGKFMQYAGGQLVDVIGRRTSPLTVGSAPAEYWPVVGVAGVDTNAGAGMDSFPSSPSSLGFMSGSLGGSFGNNIDDDDLFGFDS